In Diabrotica undecimpunctata isolate CICGRU unplaced genomic scaffold, icDiaUnde3 ctg00001288.1, whole genome shotgun sequence, a single genomic region encodes these proteins:
- the LOC140431521 gene encoding uncharacterized protein, which translates to MGNNTLTYEEFITLIIQVEGILNSRPLIPINSDSTDLDYLTLGRFLIGAPLTSFPETNLTEIPQNRLKFWRLCVQMQQHFWQKWYQDYLTQLQNRPKWRTSLPNLQEGMLVLVKEDNVASFSNNYKNYP; encoded by the coding sequence ATGGGAAATAATACTTTAACATATGAGGAGTTTATTACTTTGATTATTCAAGTTGAAGGAATATTAAATTCAAGACCTCTCATACCAATTAATAGTGATTCAACTGACCTAGACTATCTGACTCTAGGTCGCTTCCTAATAGGTGCTCCTTTGACAAGTTTCCCTGAAACTAATTTAACAGAGATTCCTCAAAATAGATTGAAATTTTGGAGGTTGTGTGTTCAAATGCAGCAGCATTTTTGGCAAAAGTGGTACCAAGATTATTTAACGCAACTTCAAAATAGACCTAAATGGAGAACGTCGTTGCCAAATTTACAAGAAGGTATGCTTGTACTTGTAAAGGAGGATAACGTTGCTTCTTTTAGCaacaattataaaaactatccCTAG